A single window of Archangium gephyra DNA harbors:
- a CDS encoding PAAR-like domain-containing protein, whose amino-acid sequence MGTVSVNPPRTPVTEGSDGKAPATLPNICKMPGPPAPFVPAPLPNVGTSGDKLNKATKKVFIEGKKIAIKGSYFMSTGDLPSKPQGGGLISGQTHGKTEWVAPGSMDTKAEGKNIQLLGDAMTNNGGSPANSGTLPGEVQSTATAIPTAEEKLQEIACKCDKQVKAHKQSTCIELGNKKHECCEKELAQHKNSGKPPRLRGERGYDTRSSPPQRLHTTRMKIEQQISRDVREGGMFAGASERTLGGIIWSKLRRKLRGTCWPDACTLDDQGNPSQFFDFKFQCPAGTRIRRKRGGGWVLSGGTTSTDWGKGQREKYEALSRALGIDPRQHPPTIISSELCP is encoded by the coding sequence ATGGGCACGGTCTCGGTCAACCCCCCCAGGACACCCGTGACGGAAGGCAGCGACGGCAAGGCCCCCGCCACGCTGCCCAACATCTGCAAGATGCCGGGGCCCCCAGCGCCCTTCGTCCCCGCGCCACTGCCCAACGTGGGCACCTCTGGAGACAAGCTCAACAAGGCCACCAAGAAGGTCTTCATCGAGGGCAAGAAGATCGCCATCAAGGGTTCCTACTTCATGAGTACGGGCGACTTGCCCAGCAAGCCCCAGGGTGGGGGGCTCATTTCCGGCCAGACCCATGGCAAGACCGAGTGGGTGGCTCCTGGCTCCATGGACACCAAGGCCGAGGGCAAGAACATCCAGTTGCTGGGCGATGCCATGACCAACAACGGCGGCAGCCCGGCCAACTCGGGGACACTCCCCGGCGAGGTCCAATCCACCGCCACCGCCATCCCCACGGCCGAGGAAAAGCTGCAGGAGATCGCCTGCAAGTGCGACAAGCAGGTGAAGGCCCACAAGCAGAGCACGTGCATCGAGCTGGGCAACAAGAAGCACGAGTGCTGCGAGAAGGAGCTGGCCCAGCACAAGAACAGCGGAAAGCCCCCCAGGCTGCGAGGGGAACGCGGCTATGACACGCGGAGCAGCCCGCCCCAGCGGCTCCACACGACACGCATGAAGATCGAGCAGCAGATCTCGAGAGATGTCAGGGAGGGGGGCATGTTCGCCGGTGCCTCCGAGCGGACCCTTGGGGGGATCATCTGGAGCAAGCTGCGGCGGAAGCTGCGGGGCACGTGCTGGCCGGATGCCTGCACCCTGGATGACCAGGGCAACCCCTCCCAATTCTTCGACTTCAAGTTCCAGTGCCCGGCCGGCACGCGCATCCGCCGCAAGAGAGGTGGCGGGTGGGTCCTATCTGGTGGCACCACTTCCACCGACTGGGGGAAGGGGCAGAGGGAAAAATACGAGGCCCTCAGCCGAGCACTTGGAATCGACCCGCGTCAGCATCCGCCCACGATCATCAGCAGCGAACTCTGCCCTTGA